TTCCATTTAGACATAAGCATCGTGACAATCCGGCTGCCGTATTCAGCAAAGCCTTCTTCTGGTTTCGGTCGACCCTTCAATACATTGAGAACCATGCCAGCAGAGGTTTCAATTCCAACAAAACGCTGAAGAAACAGTTCCCTGAACTGCTCCCAAGTGATGCCGGCAAAGCATATTTGTGAAAGCCACTGTGATGCGGTGCCTTCTAGTGCTTTACTTAGTGCTATCACCAGATTGCTACCTTGGAGAACGTTATCAGCAAATATAAGGTCCACCGTGCTGCACCAAGATGAGGGCTCCACTCCAGCCACGTCAGGGTTAAATTTTGGTAAGGTATTGTGTGAAGCTTTACCATCGGATTGCGGCGCCTTTGGAGTCtgcatgtttttaattatttccatCAGGTTGCGATTTTGCAGTTCCAATGCTAACAAATGTGGATCAGTAGGCAAAGcagatcccacttctgatgtcggaGATGGCtcatttatttccatttttcggACGCAGCAAGTTCTGTTCGTTTCAGTGGCGTGATCGTAACTGAACTCACTACGCACATTCCAAGTTATTTCACAAGTTTTGCAGATCATAATGCTATCTCTTTTCTACGCCCCTACGAACAGACCTTACTCAACAGCAGAGGATGTCTCTTTTCCTTAGCTGTTGTGCGTTCTGAAAACCACCGTTAGCGACATCGTGTCGCCACTCAAAATGTACATGCATGCACAATGGTCAAACTAACCATTCTATGCCACACATATACAGTGGGCAAATTAATCATTCTACGACATATACAAAAaggtgatttgttttttttaaatgtgtttttaaattgtttaacattttcattcTCAGACAATCGTGTCTGACTTTGTCTGTCAGAATCTTTCTATCTCTCTCTCGAGCACGCTCCCTTTAACCCTCTCTTCATCTTTCTTTCTCTGACATTCGTTCAATCCTCATGGAGTAAGAAGCGAAATAGAGAGATAGACTAGGTAtgcatagagtaagaaactAAGTTTcttctactactactactacaacTACTACTACTCCATTTCTCTTCCCTCTCACTTCCGCTGTTTACAAAAGTTCTATTTTGTCTTATTCTTTACATTCAGAAGTCGAAGCAGCTGCAAGTAAAACAGAATAAGCGTTTTTAGGAATTCGTTTGCAGTAGATGGCGAAGCTGCGcgcaacttttttttaaaatacatattttataaaaaaaaaacaggaaaaaaacaaGGAGGCTTGTTATACGCAAAGTATTACaacttaaaaacatatttaaaagtgTGGCTTAAGTTGAGGTTAAAGATTGGTTGATTGGAACCAGagaatttttagaaaactaatatataatattatatttataatatttttattgtttttcagaTGAATGTGGACTAGCAAAACTCTGGCTTAGCTACAATGTTATGCCCACGAGGGAAGTCCCCGCCAAGTGGAGCAGTCTTTACGAAATAAGGCGATCATTTTTTCAATCTTCGGCGACCCTAGACGACATTTTCCTGGAATACCCAATTCTTCGGCAGTCGTTTTGACACGTTCTGGGAAGAGTTACAGTAATATTCGgctgataaaaatttaaatatgtgtaTTTTTACAGGTGGACTCAGACTGCGTTTGCTCATTCCCAGGCAAGGATAAAGTCCTCGTGGATAACTGTggttattttaaatctaaaatattcccaatatttaaaaacaacatatcgagaaaaaaattattgtgctctcgtaaaaaaattgaatgagGAGTCAAATGGTAAgcccaaatttatatttttatcaagaaagaaagaaaacttgGGCAAGCCGAAAAGTCAATGACATGAACTCCGatattaataaagttaaaatcgTTATTATAAAATAGTATACAATTGCTAAATCTCGaagtatattaatattttaaggcaATTGTAAAACATAACTTGATCTGAAATTGTAATGAAAGTAAAACTTATATATCTTGGGCCGTTGCAATGGTTTATATCAATAAGGTAGctccaaaataaaatgtatcgAAAAACATAGATACAGTCCACTATCTATGTATGTCACTTGTATATCATTAATACTTTTTGCAGAATGTTCAGAAGAACACAATTTATCATAAAGTATAAGATTTTATGAGAATTTTATGTCATGTTTATCGATCTAGAGCCTTCATTTATGATCTGTTACTCAAGGGTGCAGTTCTAAGCACTTGTTATCTAAGATGTGACCCAAACACTGCACCAAAAGGCCCCTGTGCGGGGTAGAGATGGGTCGGCCATTCATGATACATAGTATCGATATATCGAATATTTGGGCTTAGAAACACTATCGAGACTTCAAATTCAATAGTAAACGATAGTGGCAAAAAGTTGTACGTCACTACGCCTCGTGTAGGCGTTTATTGGTGTTGGCAGGGTAAGCCTCTTATGACGGGAGACcgccacagtttctaaaatagggcaaggatccccttatatgtgggagttattttatgccagagatccagcagtaatgcctTGTGGTACTGAGAGCAGAATTTGGAGCGTTCGCCCtaggtttcagtcattttttacaaaatagattttacattcaaattacataaaaaattgcGCTAACCTTGCacatagaaaacagctgttgcagtggtggcacgaacaaaatatcgttaaacatctgtattttccggtattttctCTAAAAtcgttcggggcgaatggtttttaatcgcatttaaaaatcgcatttattttaaatgcggcatttagccttatgggattccctgtgtaaataaatgcgcattaggctaaatgcgttttaatgcgccaatggaatcaggctaatAAGCAAAGCTAGACCATGTGTAATAGcgtgattccattgccgcattagtggactttttaaatgtgcctgattccattggcgcattagcatttagctaatgctactccgacatgtgagtggcacgagcagctgatctgggtttgtttattttgcatttcggcaaatcaaaaagaaattaatcaaaattaatgaacatgagtgagtttactaaactctgtaatgctcagcaggacatctataatgcgaccgaggcatttgccaacttggacgacaaggaagagaagctgattacggtgttatgacgggtttgcaatggagaccaccacagtttccaaaaagggctaggatccccgtatatgtgggagttattttatgccagagatccagcagtaatgcattgtggtactgcgagcagaatttgcagcgtgcgccttcgttttcagtcatttttatacaaaatagattttaaattcaaaagaaatcaaaaattgcgccaaccttgcatatagaaaacagctgttgtagtggtggcacgaacaaaatatcgttcaacatcggtattttctggtattttttctatatatgttcggggcgaatggtttttaatcgcatttaaaaatcgcatttattttaaatgcggcatttagccttatgggattccctgtgtaaaaaatgcgcattaggctaaatgcgttttaatgcgccaatggaatcaggctataaataCTCACTATAACTTGGTTTTTCAACCAGAACCTCTGGACCTCGATGAAATATTGACCTCCAACCtgttactttttattttttgctatgGAGAAGATACATTTTGCTTGTTTGATATAGTTCAACTCCGGTTATATACaattagaaaaacaagaaaggaagcaaacttcggcaagccgaagtttatatactcttgcagctattgtaaaaattaaataatcttgaaaacattaaaattatcatttacttgcgtatatgtttaaaaacattgatgaaataattatttgcagCTTATTTATTGGATCGTtcttatggcagctatatgatatcgttttccgattttaataaaattaaaagcgtaattctgaactgttaaattattgattagtcaacaaaaatttctaaaaaaaattacaaaataaaaaagttaaaattttttttatatttttattgtttccattggaactttatgctatagtcgtctgatctTGATGAAAATTAAACCGTCGTTCTTACCCAGCCGTCAATTTGTATACAGAATTGGGGcctttatttatatgtttagaAAAACCTTTTACCCAGTATTCCATaagcaattaataaaataaaagcagtgaaaattagttttaaaccCATTTGGAACAtctattatcaaaaatatcaaGCGTTTCAGTGGGCTCTGTGGGACTGGGCTAAAATTTACGAGTTATATAGCAGCAAGCTTTGAATTAAGGgcgtgttttttttagcaaggACATGatccttttttttctgaaaaactgTGTTtcgaaagctttatttttaactCCGTATTAGTTTTCACCACCTTTGTATCGGAGCTTTACATTTGCAAAGCTTTCAGGAACCAAAAGCCTTTTCGCTTTATTAAAAGTGTTCTGTAAAAAGTTTCATATATTTTGCCCGTGTTCTTTatgttgcattttaatttccgTTAAGGAATATAatgcatacaaaaaataattttgtatatattttttatgatatttCTTGTTGGGAAATACCTTTtggtaaaaatgttttattgcacacataatttcattttgtagTAATAATTACTTACTTTAATTTGTCAATGCTATAGCATTTTAGGTAAAACTCATAAATGGAAGCTTCAAATTAAAAGgaaattttgatatattttatgcTTACTGCTGCGTTTCCGAAAAATCGGACTCACCTGCAGCTAAAATCACTGCATTATTCTCTTTAGTTTCACAGCTTCTTATAGCCAAAAGGTGCTGATTTGGCCAGCAAAAATCGGGGTCAATGGTTAGAAATAATGAAAGACTTTGTGGCTTGGGAAAGTGTCCCCGGTCTGGCCATGATTTTATGTGGGGGTTTTCCGCGGGACCCTGGCTTCGAATAGAAGCTGTGAGTGCAACTGGCTGCTAGCCatataaatcataatttctAAGAAATAAATCGTTTACGGACAATTTAACCGTCGCAGCCGTTTCTGGCCAAAACTGCAACAGTCGTAGGAACTTTGTGACTCAGTTTCCGGTAATTTTTTCTGCGAGGTTGCTGGGATTTTTGTGTCTTGCAGCCAAGGGCCGCACAATAAAATGATCAACGGAAGTGCATTTGTACGGGAGCacgtttcttttattttaagaagaCTTAGCCTCTTGGTGAATCAAATGGTTAAAAGTATGTTTAATATTGGAGTCCAGGTCAACTCCATGTGCAGGTGATTGATGTCTTTCCCTGTCAGCTGCATAATGCCCATCTCCCCTGCTAATAGCTCATTCCCCATTCCTACATTTAAGAAATCCTCTTCCAATTTTGAATCGGTTTTATGTACGAAAGGACCAAAGTATGCTGATGATGCATTTGGTTTTGGGGTAAGTATTTTGCAATTTGGGAGCCACTTACCGAACCACAAAACCCCAAGCGAAAAGCATACAAAACAGGAGGAAAGTGCACGGAGAAAAACGAAACCAAATAGCGTAAAAATGTACTTCCTTTTCAAATCGAAATCGTTTTAAGGCTTAGCGAATTCTTCACTTCTTACTAATACGTACTGTCGCctgtttatataatttaatttattttaatattatatttgtggCGTAAACTTGTTATATTTCATTACCTTTAACAACTAGATAGCTTTGTCACCTCTCGAAGCCTAAATTTGGTAATAAATGTGGTGACCTACATTCAAACAAATCTAAGACTTAAGTGCACATGGGGatacacaaaatcaaattttctttCATTTGCGTTGATCTCAGTTCaataaacaattcaaaaacaataagAACAATCACTGCCAGAATTAATGATTGAAGTCTTCTTAAGAGTgctaaagtattaaaaaaaaaaagtatatttctGTATTAAGAAAGAAAGgggctaattttttttttttacagctgAAAGCTTAATCTGGACCAGTGCAGCCACAAAACTCCTGTCGCTGTAcctcaaaatcaaaaaatgtttgcaaaataaataaaaaagttaattgaatttatgatttttaatttatttttgttttgtttaagttCTCTTCTTATCGATATCTTAACCATCGCTAGCATATATGTATTAAGTATTAAGTATCAAGTATCAAGTACTTTTTTTCGATTCTCTTTTGCTGATCATGATGGAAGAATTTTTGGATCATGATCAGTGATCATACGTTTTCAGCAGAGCTATATTAAGAAATCTTTCAATGATCAGTGATCATGTTGTTCTGCTAAATACGCCCATTGCTTGCAGTTGTTAGTGGTTATAATTCCAAATATTGTCGAAGCAAAAACCTTACATTTCCCACGTTAAGCTGCctatgcaaaagaaaaaaagactGAAAAAGACtgtcaattgaaattaactaaaaataattttacaaacaaaGAAAGCCCAGGTTGCTACGTCACATCAGCCACTTCTTAAAACTCTTGTATTTTTTAGCCAATTTATAaccattatttatttgtaactTACTGACTTTAATCGTAATGctgataaatgttttttttaacagtaatagtaaataaatcctcaatataaattaaggaaagtgttcaaaaataaaacgcacttcgctaaataataattttatagcAAACCATACCAccaccaaaataaaattaaaatataatttatatatatttttttcagtgaaATCATGATTTTGCTTGTGGGAGTGTGTTTGTGCGTTACAGCTGCGTATGCTGTCCAGTTGCAATCTCGTTCTCATGGGGGTGTCCATGTTTGCGGTTCGAAGCGATTCTGCATTGATAACAGACGTTTAGCAACTTGCATCTCACTGCTCTTCCGAAAATCTAATTTATACACATTTCTTAGACATTGGTCGTTTTCGG
This genomic window from Drosophila gunungcola strain Sukarami chromosome 3R, Dgunungcola_SK_2, whole genome shotgun sequence contains:
- the LOC128266413 gene encoding uncharacterized protein LOC128266413, producing MICKTCEITWNVRSEFSYDHATETNRTCCVRKMEINEPSPTSEVGSALPTDPHLLALELQNRNLMEIIKNMQTPKAPQSDGKASHNTLPKFNPDVAGVEPSSWCSTVDLIFADNVLQGSNLVIALSKALEGTASQWLSQICFAGITWEQFRELFLQRFVGIETSAGMVLNVLKGRPKPEEGFAEYGSRIVTMLMSKWKAKDLEEIAVSVTLAHMAQVDSKLARWIFTTNVKTRNELQQQLQAHSFMKRSLEDDATGSDRKKFKSPSLVKCNYCGKVGHKYA